The bacterium DNA segment TGAGAAAAGTAAACCGATGTGAATTTCCCTGCAAGGAGCTTCCTTATGGAAATCTTTATATAAAGGCTAAGATCAAGGATGAAAATGATGCCATAATTGCCGAAACAGCGCAGCGACTGCAGAAACTCCCTTATAAAAAAGGAGAGGTCTGGCTCGGCCGCGACAGGAACTGGTACGTTGACGGGAAACCATTTTTCTGTAGCCTTAATTGGCCAGGGGTTCTTGAAGACGACAATCCTTATTATACTGTATCTGTCCTTCCCAGTGAGGGGAAGAAACGGGTTGTCTTCACTTTTAACAGCTCCCAGATTCGCGTATTAAAAAAGCTAGGAAAACTCGATCAGTACCTTAAAGATTTTTTGATAAAAAAAGTGAAAGACAATAACAATTTAGATAACCCGGATTGTTTTGGCTATTATCTTGCTGATGAACCAAACGGCATGCCAATAGAGGGAATGGAAGAAAGTTATCAATTTCTTCGTGAAATGGATCCCTATCACCCCGTTATTATCAGCAATAACAACCCCGGCAGTGTTCGTAACTATCTAAATGCTGCAGATTACCATAGTTTCCACTGTTATCCTGTTATTCGGAGGGACAGAAGGATAAACGACCTTTCCAGGATCATAGGCTATGCAAAATCGTTTCTTGATGAAACAGACGGCAAAAAGTTTATCGGTTTTCTGGATCAATCCTTTAACTACGGGGATTATGATGGAATGATTAACCAGCGTATACATAATTATCATGAAAGCCGCAGTAAGAAGCTCTTGGCTATTACCTGTGGAGCAAAAGGAATTATTTTCTTTAACAGGGGATATAGGCATTATCCTGAGCTTTATATTGGCGAACCATATGTTGCCGAAGAGCTTGCCTATCTTGCCAAAGCTATAATAGCTCCTGATTCAACGCTGGCGGCAAAAACCTCTTCGACTACAGCGAAAACCTTATTAAAAGACGTTAATGGCGAATTATACCTCTTTGTGTCTAATGCGGATATGACAGCTCGGAAAATCACGATTACCATTCCTGGCATACGCAGGTATGCAAATACACTGCAGGTAATCTCAGAGGACAGAGCAGTACCTGTAAACAATGATTCATTCACGGACAGCTTTGATGTTTTTGAAGTGCATGTGTACACAAGCTCAAAAGAAAAAACAGGGCTTACAAGTATCAAAACAATAGAGAAAAAAATCAATGCCATAAACAGGTCACGGAAAAAGCCCGGGAATCTTGCATTTCAGATGTTTGAAGGTGACGGAGTAATAATTAGTACTTCTTCAAACGTTAATAGCCACCTATGGCATGTTGCAGATGGGATTATTGACAAATATGATAGATACAAACAACATACTTGGCGGGATACTACACCAAATAAATTTCCGGACTGGATTGAAATAAAGTTGCCCAAGGCGCATAATATTGGAAAAGTAGTAGTTTATCCTTTTGAGAAAAGTCTAAAGGACTACAGTGTCCAGGCATTTGCACAAGGCGAATGGAAGGAAGTGGATAAAGTTTCAGAAAAAAACGAGGAGGTGATAACACACACATTCAAACCGGTAAATACAGACAGAATAAGAATCTGGATTACAGCAACAAATGGATCAAATTCAAAAATAACTGAGATAGAAATGTATGAAAAGTAAAAAACGAGGAGGGTTAAAAATGAGTAAAAAATGGTTTGTTGCAGTATCAATTCTATTAGGTATTTTAATCAGCATCCCTTGTTTTGCAGAAGAGGGAAAAGGGCCAATTTGCTACTTAAAGTTTGATGAAGGAGAGGGAATAATAGTCAAGGATTCAAGTGGTAATGACAATGATGGCAAGATTCTGAATAAAGGTAAATATACAAAATGGGTGGAAAGTAAAATTGGAAAAGCTCTGGAGTTCACAGCAGAAGATCCAAAACTCAGGAGCAATAACGGCTGTGTAGAGATTAGTAATATGGATAAATACGACTTTTCAAAAGGTTTAACAGTTGAGGCATGGATTAAGTTTAATGA contains these protein-coding regions:
- a CDS encoding sugar-binding protein; translation: MNKLKKCIVSLIMIILSFYSFSSAETIVKAARTDSPPVIDGKLTDACWQKAKPITDFTINNTDKPSGFKTTAYVVYTDTSLYVGIRCMDPDMKNLVANVTNEKRDNNVFSDDCVEIMIDPGQTKNDYFHFAVSALGARFDRFCREAGLNGNVEWDGEWKAKTFIGKDFWSCEAVFPFFALGITREVSNGWGINICRGKKKPFENSSIAEQGAFNEAGRFAKLEGIAIDFNEYCYTVSPPSLSIETKEEKLYTTVTVAVENNTGKKKDMRLECYLVQNKDNVQVKSQTVTFMPKEKIDVAIGPFILDSQGTYNAYVTLMHPQTRKVHYYSETKLDVKHVPMAIKLIEPFYRDAIFETQNIENIIFDLKINLSEKELLNKKVTVTIQKEGSDDVCVEKQITAVRKVNRCEFPCKELPYGNLYIKAKIKDENDAIIAETAQRLQKLPYKKGEVWLGRDRNWYVDGKPFFCSLNWPGVLEDDNPYYTVSVLPSEGKKRVVFTFNSSQIRVLKKLGKLDQYLKDFLIKKVKDNNNLDNPDCFGYYLADEPNGMPIEGMEESYQFLREMDPYHPVIISNNNPGSVRNYLNAADYHSFHCYPVIRRDRRINDLSRIIGYAKSFLDETDGKKFIGFLDQSFNYGDYDGMINQRIHNYHESRSKKLLAITCGAKGIIFFNRGYRHYPELYIGEPYVAEELAYLAKAIIAPDSTLAAKTSSTTAKTLLKDVNGELYLFVSNADMTARKITITIPGIRRYANTLQVISEDRAVPVNNDSFTDSFDVFEVHVYTSSKEKTGLTSIKTIEKKINAINRSRKKPGNLAFQMFEGDGVIISTSSNVNSHLWHVADGIIDKYDRYKQHTWRDTTPNKFPDWIEIKLPKAHNIGKVVVYPFEKSLKDYSVQAFAQGEWKEVDKVSEKNEEVITHTFKPVNTDRIRIWITATNGSNSKITEIEMYEK